The following coding sequences are from one Gossypium hirsutum isolate 1008001.06 chromosome A12, Gossypium_hirsutum_v2.1, whole genome shotgun sequence window:
- the LOC107919567 gene encoding kiwellin-1: MVEADTCKPSGKLRGKKPPPGKCNKGHDSDCCKEGKFYDTYKCSPPVSNHTKATFTLNGFDSGEDGGSPCECDDKFHEHSELIVALSTGWFNKKKWCMKYINIHGNGKTVKAKVVDKCDSTMGCDDEHNFQPPCTNNIVDASDAVWDALGVCGDKRGEMEIYWSDA; encoded by the coding sequence ATGGTTGAAGCAGATACTTGCAAACCCAGCGGTAAGCTTAGAGGGAAAAAGCCTCCTCCAGGTAAATGTAACAAAGGCCATGATTCAGATTGTTGCAAAGAAGGCAAGTTTTACGACACGTACAAGTGTTCACCGCCGGTTTCAAATCATACTAAGGCGACCTTTACTCTCAATGGATTCGATTCTGGTGAGGACGGTGGCAGTCCATGCGAATGCGATGACAAGTTTCATGAACATTCGGAATTGATTGTGGCCCTTTCGACGGGATGGTTCAACAAGAAAAAATGGTGTATGAAGTATATTAACATCCATGGTAATGGAAAAACTGTTAAAGCTAAAGTAGTCGACAAATGTGATTCCACGATGGGATGTGACGATGAACACAATTTCCAGCCTCCATGTACCAACAACATAGTCGATGCCTCGGATGCAGTTTGGGATGCCTTGGGAGTGTGTGGAGACAAACGTGGCGAAATGGAGATATACTGGTCTGATGCTTGA
- the LOC121203266 gene encoding uncharacterized protein, with protein MVKDSMPTPESSFAPQDNIVLENEIYTQVFGLDKNGKMLGYGRGMTKSRLFGYGSVTRGSQSTSAISTLIEEMSAKHVEQIQTIQAEQAVREKTLLEEAESRFRTEAAERETHLIAEAEERFMKLTEIREAKFMEMMDAHEKKYKALINECMEKGMSIEFQSSGLDDKAFSSDDDE; from the exons ATGGTTAAAGACTCTATGCCAACACCTGAGAGTTCTTTCGCGCCTCAAGATAATATTGTATTAGAAAACGAGATCTATACACAAGTGTTCGGCCTTGACAAGAATGGAAAAATGTTGGGATATGGACGTGGGATGACCAAATCCAGGTTGTTTGGCTATGGGTCAGTCACCCGAGGAAGCCAATCTACATCGGCTATCAGTACATTGATTGAAGAGATGAGTGCTAAACATGTCGAGCAAATACAGACAATTCAAGCCGAACAAGCAGTTCGAGAGAAAACTCTACTCGAGGAAGCAGAATCTCGATTTCGTACGGAGGCTGCGGAGCGAGAAACTCATTTGATAGCTGAAGCAGAAGAAAGATTTATGAAATTAACTGAAATTCGAGAGGCAAAGTTCATGGAAATGATGGATGCTCATGAGAAAAAGTATAAGGCTCTCATAAATGAGTGTATGGAAAAGGGAATGTCAA TTGAATTTCAGAGTAGCGGACTTGATGATAAAGCCTTCAGTTCAGATGATGATGAATAA